One Ranitomeya variabilis isolate aRanVar5 chromosome 5, aRanVar5.hap1, whole genome shotgun sequence DNA window includes the following coding sequences:
- the LOC143774055 gene encoding histone H2B 1.1-like — protein MPDPAKSAPAAKKGSKKAVTKTQKKDGKKRRKTRKESYAIYVYKVLKQVHPDTGISSKAMGIMNSFVNDIFERIAGEASRLAHYNKRSTITSREIQTAVRLLLPGELAKHAVSEGTKAVTKYTSAK, from the coding sequence ATGCCTGATCCTGCCAAGTCTGCACCAGCAGCCAAGAAGGGCTCCAAGAAAGCTGTGACCAAGACTCAGAAGAAGGATGGTAAGAAGCGGAGGAAGACCAGGAAGGAGAGCTATGCCATCTATGTGTATAAGGTGCTGAAGCAGGTCCACCCTGACACCGGCATCTCCTCCAAGGCCATGGGCATCATGAACTCATTTGTCAATGACATCTTTGAGCGCATAGCAGGGGAAGCCTCCCGCCTGGCTCACTACAACAAGCGCTCCACCATCACCTCCCGGGAGATCCAGACCGCTGTGCGCCTGCTGCTGCCCGGAGAGCTGGCCAAGCACGCCGTGTCTGAGGGCACCAAGGCCGTCACCAAGTACACCAGCGCCAAGTGA
- the LOC143775168 gene encoding histone H2A.J-like, with translation MISTHCSSLVFPQVLFPLSSLSADNCECSDVCGRGKQGGKVRAKAKTRSSRAGLQFPVGRVHRLLRKGNYAERVGAGAPVYLAAVLEYLTAEILELAGNAARDNKKTRIIPRHLQLAVRNDEELNRLLGGVTIAQGGVLPNIQAVLLPKKTESSKVSSKSGKSK, from the exons ATGATATCCACCCACTGCAGCTCATTGGTGTTTCCACAAGTCTTGTTTCCATTG AGTTCTCTATCTGCTGATAACTGTGAGTGCAGTGATGTCTGTGGACGCGGCAAACAAGGAGGGAAGGTCCGGGCTAAAGCCAAGACCCGCTCATCCCGGGCAGGACTGCAGTTCCCAGTTGGTCGTGTGCACAGACTTCTCCGCAAGGGTAACTATGCTGAGAGAGTGGGCGCCGGTGCTCCGGTCTATCTGgctgctgtgctggagtatctgaccgCTGAGATCCTGGAATTAGCCGGCAATGCCGCCCGGGACAACAAGAAGACCCGCATCATCCCCCGACACCTGCAGCTGGCCGTGCGCAATGACGaggagctgaacaggctgctgggtgGGGTGACCATCGCCCAGGGGGGTGTCCTGCCCAACATCCAGGCCGTGCTGCTGCCCAAGAAGACCGAGAGCAGCAAGGTGAGCAGCAAGTCAGGCAAGAGCAAGTGA
- the LOC143774057 gene encoding histone H4 → MSGRGKGGKGLGKGGAKRHRKVLRDNIQGITKPAIRRLARRGGVKRISGLIYEETRGVLKVFLENVIRDAVTYTEHAKRKTVTAMDVVYALKRQGRTLYGFGG, encoded by the coding sequence ATGTCTGGTCGCGGCAAAGGAGGGAAAGGTCTGGGGAAGGGCGGTGCGAAGCGGCACAGGAAGGTTCTCCGCgataacatccagggcatcaccaagcctgccatccgccgtctCGCTCGCAGGggaggcgtcaagcgcatctcTGGCCTCATTTACGAGGAGACTCGCGGTGTCTTGAAAGTTTTCCTTGAAAATGTGATCCGTGACGCTgtcacctacaccgagcacgccaagaggaagaccgtcaccgccaTGGATGTGGTGTACGCGCTGAAGCGCCAGGGCCGCACCCTCTACGGCTTTGGAGGTTAA